A genomic segment from Triticum dicoccoides isolate Atlit2015 ecotype Zavitan chromosome 1A, WEW_v2.0, whole genome shotgun sequence encodes:
- the LOC119272392 gene encoding probable glutathione S-transferase GSTU6, with the protein MAGAANDLKLLGMWASPYVLRVRLALSIKSISYEYAEEDLRHKSELLLRSNPVHNKVPVLIHAGKPVCESLVILQYIDDAFGGAGPALLPADPHERAVARFWAAFIEDTLVKAMNQASWSKTEAEKVEGNKRATAALNTLEAALRDVSKGKPFFGGDSTGYVDIVLGGLLAGVRAMEAMLGVKAFDPVTMPLLAAWADHFGALDAVAAVMPDVSKLVELFITMHAAVAAN; encoded by the exons ATGGCCGGAGCAGCAAACGATCTGAAGCTACTGGGCATGTGGGCGAGCCCGTACGTCCTGCGGGTGCGCCTTGCTCTCAGCATCAAGAGCATCAGCTACGAGTACGCAGAGGAGGACCTCCGGCACAAGAGCGAGCTGCTCCTGCGGTCAAACCCCGTCCACAACAAGGTCCCCGTGCTGATCCACGCCGGCAAGCCCGTCTGCGAGTCGCTGGTCATCCTACAGTACATCGACGACGCTTTCGGCGGTGCCGGCCCCGCCCTCCTCCCGGCCGATCCCCACGAGCGCGCCGTCGCCCGGTTCTGGGCCGCCTTCATCGAGGACACG CTCGTGAAGGCGATGAACCAGGCGTCATGGAGCAAGACGGAGGCGGAGAAGGTGGAGGGGAACAAACGGGCGACTGCTGCGTTGAACACCCTGGAGGCGGCCCTGAGGGATGTCTCCAAGGGGAAGCCCTTCTTCGGGGGCGACAGCACCGGGTATGTGGACATCGTGCTCGGCGGCCTCCTCGCGGGGGTGCGCGCCATGGAGGCGATGCTGGGCGTCAAGGCCTTCGACCCCGTCACGAtgccgctcctggccgcgtgggcgGACCACTTCGGCGCGCTGGACGCGGTGGCGGCCGTGATGCCGGACGTGAGCAAGCTCGTGGAGCTCTTCATCACGATGCACGCTGCTGTTGCGGCAAACTAA
- the LOC119272403 gene encoding glutathione S-transferase U7-like — MCKVQSDLELTDTTPTMAGAANDLKLLGMWASPYVLRVRLALSIKGISYEYTEEDLRHKSELLLRSNPVHNKVPVLIHDGKPVSESC, encoded by the coding sequence ATGTGCAAAGTTCAGTCAGACCTTGAGTTGACAGACACCACACCAACAATGGCCGGAGCAGCAAACGATCTGAAGCTACTGGGCATGTGGGCGAGCCCGTATGTCCTGCGGGTGCGCCTTGCTCTCAGCATCAAGGGCATCAGCTACGAGTACACAGAGGAGGACCTCCGGCACAAGAGCGAGCTGCTCCTCCGGTCAAACCCCGTCCACAACAAGGTCCCCGTGCTGATCCACGACGGCAAGCCCGTCTCCGAGTCTTGTTGA